From Cannabis sativa cultivar Pink pepper isolate KNU-18-1 chromosome 8, ASM2916894v1, whole genome shotgun sequence, a single genomic window includes:
- the LOC115698617 gene encoding uncharacterized protein LOC115698617, giving the protein MQLFQQPSSKSHNFSRLKGLAILSSSLLVLYFLLSLVFVNTNYLSTYTSSQYLVSPPTSLDHIVFGIASNKRSWAKRKDYIKLWWKPTQMRGCVFLEERQQDSENDTASLPPICISGDTSRFRYTYRGGYRSAIRVARVVSETVALNHPDVRWYVFGDDDTVFFPENLVKTLSKYDHGLWYYIGTNSEIYEQNAFFGFGMAFGGAGFAISYPLAKVLAKVFDSCIERYPHLYGSDARIYSCMTELGIRLTHEPGFHQMDIRGDIFGLLASHPVTPLVSLHHLDFTNPIFPNMSTPQALNHLLKAANVDSQRILQQTVCYDRRSSWTVVVSWGYAVQVFPGHVALPDVLHVQGTFRPWKIRGATLLSGLYSFTTRVPHPDTCRRPTIFFLDDVSTLPTETTTTTYRKSFVNCSYDAASPRRLSGVRVFSQKLNLDIKQMQAPRRHCCDVAPSSGGEVMDVAIRECKEDELIHMHS; this is encoded by the exons atgcaGTTATTCCAGCAACCTTCATCGAAATCCCATAATTTTTCTCGTTTGAAAGGCTTAGCTATTCTATCATCTTCTTTACTGGTACTATATTTCCTCCTTTCATTAGTTTTCGTAAACACAAATTATTTAAGCACATATACTTCATCCCAATACCTGGTTTCGCCGCCGACCTCACTGGATCACATCGTGTTCGGAATCGCATCGAACAAGAGGTCGTGGGCAAAGAGGAAGGACTACATTAAGCTATGGTGGAAGCCAACACAGATGAGAGGCTGCGTCTTTCTAGAAGAACGACAACAGGATTCAGAAAACGACACCGCATCTCTACCTCCTATTTGCATATCCGGTGACACTTCCCGCTTCCGCTACACTTACCGAGGCGGTTACCGGTCGGCTATTCGGGTGGCACGTGTGGTTTCGGAGACTGTGGCTCTGAATCACCCGGACGTGAGGTGGTACGTGTTTGGTGACGATGACACTGTTTTCTTCCCTGAGAATTTGGTCAAGACTCTTTCCAAGTATGATCATGGGCTTTGGTACTACATAGGTACCAACTCTGAGATTTATGAACAAAATGCCTTTTTTGGATTTGGAATGGCTTTTGGTGGGGCGGGTTtcgctattagttatcctttAGCTAAAGTCTTAGCTAAGGTTTTCGATTCATGCATTGAGAGATATCCTCATCTTTATGGTAGTGATGCCAGAATCTACTCTTGCATGACAGAGCTTGGCATTAGGTTAACTCACGAACCCGGTTTTCATCAG ATGGATATACGAGGGGATATATTTGGTCTACTGGCATCGCATCCAGTTACTCCATTGGTATCCCTACACCACTTGGATTTTACAAATCCCATCTTTCCAAACATGTCGACTCCTCAAGCTCTAAACCACTTGTTAAAGGCTGCAAATGTTGATTCTCAGAGGATTTTACAGCAAACGGTTTGCTACGACAGACGGTCTTCCTGGACCGTCGTAGTGTCATGGGGTTATGCCGTTCAAGTCTTTCCTGGCCACGTGGCACTGCCGGACGTACTCCACGTGCAGGGGACTTTTCGGCCTTGGAAAATCAGGGGAGCCACTCTGCTTTCGGGGCTTTACAGTTTCACCACTAGAGTGCCTCACCCGGACACGTGTCGTAGACCCACCATCTTCTTTCTCGATGACGTGTCAACTCTACCAACTGAAACAACCACGACCACCTACCGAAAATCTTTTGTCAATTGCTCGTACGACGCCGCTTCACCCAGAAGATTGAGTGGGGTCAGGGTGTTTTCGCAGAAGTTGAACCTTGATATCAAACAG ATGCAGGCTCCGAGAAGGCATTGTTGTGACGTGGCACCCTCTTCAGGTGGTGAAGTAATGGATGTGGCTATAAGAGAATGCAAAGAAGATGAGTTGATACACATGCATTCTTGA